DNA from Limnohabitans sp.:
CCCATGATGGCGTTGTACGAAGAGCAGATTCGCGAACTGTGTGTGGGCATCCTTGACCAGGCACTGGCGCTGGGCGAGTTTGACGCCACACACCAGATTGCCCGTCAGCTGCCGATGCGCATGCTCGGGCGCATTGCGGGCCTGCCCGAAGAAGACCTGGATTGGTTGGTGGACAAGGGCGACGCGCTCATGGCCAACACCGACAGTGATTTCACCAGCCATGTGGTCGACAAGATGGACACCGAGGCCTACCGCTTCATGCCGTTTCGCTCGCCCGCCGGGGCTGACCTGTTCGACTACGCGGCCCAGATGATGGAACGCAAGCGCGCAGCGGGCGACACCAGTGGCGTGCTGCACCTGATCACCCAACCCGACGCGCAGGGCAATGTGATCAGCGACACCGAATTTCGCAACTTTTTTTGCCTGCTGGTGGCTGCGGGCAACGACACCACACGCTATTCGATCGCTGCCGCTTTGCACGCGCTGGCCCACCAGCCCGGACTGATGGCGCAGCTCAAGGCGGTGCAAGGCGAAGTCGCTTGGGAGGGGGTGTCTGACGAGTTCATCCGCTGGGCCTCGCCCGCCACGCACTTTCGCCGCACCGCGACCGAGGACTTTGAATACCACGGCAAACAGGTCAAGGCGGGCGACAAGGTGCTGCTTTGGTTCATCTCCGGTAACCGCGACGAGCGGGCCTTTGACCGGCCATTCACCGTCGACCTGAGCCGGGGCGTGAACCGCCATCTGGCGTTCGGGCAGGGCGGTGCGCATGCCTGTTTGGGCATGTGGCTGGCCCGGCTGGAATTGCGCGTGCTCCTGCAGGAGCTGATTAAGCGGGTCGACCGCATCGAGCAAACGGGTGAGCACGCGTTTTTGCGGTCCAACTTTGTCTCGGGCATCAAACGTTTGCCCGTGCGCATGCACCTGATCTGAAAGGAACCACCATGTCAAATGTTCAAGAACGCCTGCGGGTGCTGTATTGCGATCACCTGGCGATTGCGCGAGGCAAATACGTCACGCTCAAGCCCGGCCAGGGCGGTGGTGCCCGTTTTTGCCGGGGCACCTTTGGCGTGAGCTACGAAAAAGCGCTCAACCCCGTGCCCGGCGCGATGGTCATGGAGGGCCTGCCTGACATGGAGGCTGTCTACACCCCCGAGGACATCCGCCCCGGCTGGCAGCCTTTTACCCATGTGGCGATTGGTGATCTGAAAGCCAACGACGGCACGCCGCTGCCCATGTGCGGGCGCAGTGCATTGAAGCGCGCCGTGGCCGACTGGCAGGCCATGGGCTTCGACCCGATGGTGGGCATCGAGCTCGAAGCTTTTGCTTTCCAGATCGAGCCCGATGGTTCGCTCAAGCCCTATGACACACCTGCGGCCCATGTGTATTCCACAGGCCCCTTTTCCGATCCGAGGGGCTTCACCGACACCCTGTGGGAAAAAGCCACGGCGGCGGGCTTTCGCATCGACAGCATGAACACCGAATACGACGCGCCCCAGTTCGAGTTCACGCTCACCTACGACCGCGCCGTCAAGGCGGTGGATGACATTTTCTTGTTCCGCTTGCTCGCCCGTGAAGTCGCTTTCCAGCACGGTATCGTGCTGACCTTCATGCCCAAACCCATCCTCACGGTGGGTGGCAGCGGCGTGCACATCAACTTCAGCCTGCGTGATGGCCAAGGCCATAACGCGATTTCGGGCGGACACGATGCCAGCCAGTTCAACGCCCTCACACTGGGCTGCACCGCCGGGCTGATGCACCACCACCAGGCGCTGGCCGGTTTGCTGGCCCCCAGCACCAATTCCTACCAACGTCTGCAACCGGCCAGCCTCTCGGGCT
Protein-coding regions in this window:
- a CDS encoding glutamine synthetase family protein; its protein translation is MSNVQERLRVLYCDHLAIARGKYVTLKPGQGGGARFCRGTFGVSYEKALNPVPGAMVMEGLPDMEAVYTPEDIRPGWQPFTHVAIGDLKANDGTPLPMCGRSALKRAVADWQAMGFDPMVGIELEAFAFQIEPDGSLKPYDTPAAHVYSTGPFSDPRGFTDTLWEKATAAGFRIDSMNTEYDAPQFEFTLTYDRAVKAVDDIFLFRLLAREVAFQHGIVLTFMPKPILTVGGSGVHINFSLRDGQGHNAISGGHDASQFNALTLGCTAGLMHHHQALAGLLAPSTNSYQRLQPASLSGFWQNWAVDHRGVTVRLSAESGPGARIEHRMGDASANPYIHTAAVLQAARLGVAHAYPLQPIETGDCLENKDATQSVAETLAGALDALEADSALTQALGEGLVANHVGNKRHEIERTARLEGDALRDHYIRFI
- a CDS encoding cytochrome P450, producing MTVWNPTDDGHADLSDHDSYVNGTPHNTFKRLRDEDPMAWCNWADGKGFWSVTRHADILELNRNHQRLSSAQGIRMEDQSHEEYMARRTFQETDPPEHTRTRMLVAKAFSKPMMALYEEQIRELCVGILDQALALGEFDATHQIARQLPMRMLGRIAGLPEEDLDWLVDKGDALMANTDSDFTSHVVDKMDTEAYRFMPFRSPAGADLFDYAAQMMERKRAAGDTSGVLHLITQPDAQGNVISDTEFRNFFCLLVAAGNDTTRYSIAAALHALAHQPGLMAQLKAVQGEVAWEGVSDEFIRWASPATHFRRTATEDFEYHGKQVKAGDKVLLWFISGNRDERAFDRPFTVDLSRGVNRHLAFGQGGAHACLGMWLARLELRVLLQELIKRVDRIEQTGEHAFLRSNFVSGIKRLPVRMHLI